In one window of Streptomyces sp. NBC_01224 DNA:
- a CDS encoding NAD-dependent epimerase/dehydratase family protein: MQGKKILVTGATGQVARPVAEALAVGNEVWCLGRFGDAEARKALETAGARTVVWDMATDELDGLPQDFTHVLHSAVHRGDGHDFEDTARVNAVSTARLMTHCAEAEAFLYVSSGVVYNRADATHRYRESDPLGGAAAWLPTYPVAKITAEGVARGLAESLRLPTVIARLNIAYGPYGHGGVPMILFEQLRSGRACAVPREGQNYCNLLHTDDVVRQVPLLWAAARTPAQVVNWGGDEEVGMTDLIEYMSALTGVPARLDRESPSRETAIFDHRVRRDLIGDCTVDWRPGIARTLAEMFEEYRDRIEARLAADEGETPGTSGGVEDGDA, from the coding sequence ATGCAAGGCAAGAAGATTCTCGTCACCGGCGCCACCGGACAGGTCGCGCGACCCGTGGCCGAGGCGCTCGCCGTCGGCAACGAGGTGTGGTGCCTCGGCCGGTTCGGCGATGCCGAGGCCCGCAAGGCGCTGGAGACCGCCGGCGCCCGTACCGTCGTCTGGGACATGGCCACCGACGAACTCGACGGGCTGCCGCAGGACTTCACCCATGTGCTGCACTCGGCCGTCCACCGGGGCGACGGCCACGACTTCGAGGACACCGCCCGCGTCAACGCGGTGAGTACCGCGCGCCTGATGACGCACTGCGCCGAAGCCGAAGCCTTCCTCTACGTGTCCTCCGGAGTCGTCTACAACCGGGCCGACGCGACACACCGCTACCGGGAGAGCGACCCGCTCGGCGGCGCGGCCGCCTGGCTGCCCACGTACCCCGTCGCCAAGATCACGGCCGAGGGCGTGGCCCGCGGCCTTGCCGAGAGTCTGCGACTGCCGACGGTGATCGCCCGGCTGAACATCGCCTACGGCCCGTACGGGCACGGCGGCGTGCCGATGATCCTCTTCGAGCAGCTGCGGAGCGGCCGGGCCTGCGCGGTGCCGCGCGAGGGCCAGAACTACTGCAACCTGCTTCACACCGATGATGTCGTCCGTCAGGTGCCGCTGCTGTGGGCGGCCGCCCGGACGCCTGCTCAGGTGGTGAACTGGGGCGGAGACGAAGAAGTCGGCATGACCGACCTCATCGAGTACATGTCCGCTCTCACCGGCGTCCCGGCCCGGCTCGACCGCGAGTCGCCCAGTCGCGAGACGGCGATCTTCGACCACCGCGTCCGCCGCGACCTCATCGGCGACTGCACCGTCGACTGGCGGCCGGGCATCGCCCGCACGCTGGCGGAAATGTTCGAGGAGTACCGCGACCGCATCGAGGCGCGCCTCGCCGCCGATGAGGGCGAGACGCCCGGCACCTCCGGGGGAGTGGAGGACGGCGATGCGTAG
- a CDS encoding pyridoxal phosphate-dependent aminotransferase — MRRESDVTELRRVLCAALESGRPVGAPGRLGLHHERFARADASVPHRPTLIGGVPQGPSSPAPGLFAVEELLSRVKEFGLEQILVPYVRRTDDTGPLRAAGFVAAAAGSEGLVRLPGEVTDVLRGRIGEQRLGELRARHDEYRELSWELIPLGDLPRQPAAREAFAALHQQEGGRGALWSAEALDALAQGSLADRTDLLVRRRGGDVVQAGLLVRSHNGRGIYSLTQALAPDAPEVRQALYEASLYELYLHARRTGLEWVHLGPGDAERMRALGADQFVPLDHWLRAPGVDAEPEQPTEAEVSAFATEPVAAVPVPGPARFRGRPKFDLLDLSGNTNPFLGADGRYPELDTAELARTYLTTVGRLPGHEGLGELGAEYALFTSGAVDAVMLLLAALASPGEAVCVTPPTFELYAHFARVLRLPVVEAPLLGDDLARLDVERILAADPRVTFLCDPNNPVGTRLDPEQVLELVTRSRGLVVIDEAYVEFSAGPSYAPLIVRHDNLIVLRTLSKAWGLAGARCGVALAQPGLVDALRRVQVPFGFTNASQWAVRDRLTDSARVLDSVRRILSERDRMARALARHPAVERVFPSEANFLLVRTDQHERVMEQLRGAGIMVADTARLVPGTCRVSIADERAGDTLLDALSRVR; from the coding sequence ATGCGTAGGGAATCGGATGTCACCGAGCTGCGGCGCGTCCTGTGCGCCGCGCTGGAGTCCGGCCGGCCGGTCGGCGCGCCGGGCCGACTCGGTCTGCACCACGAGCGGTTCGCGCGGGCCGACGCGTCTGTCCCGCACCGCCCCACCTTGATCGGGGGAGTCCCCCAGGGCCCGAGCAGTCCCGCTCCCGGCCTGTTTGCGGTGGAGGAACTCCTCTCCCGGGTGAAGGAGTTCGGGCTGGAACAGATTCTCGTGCCGTACGTGCGCCGCACCGACGACACCGGGCCGCTGCGCGCGGCCGGGTTCGTCGCCGCCGCCGCGGGAAGCGAGGGGCTCGTACGGCTGCCCGGCGAGGTGACCGACGTGCTGCGCGGCCGGATCGGCGAGCAGCGACTCGGCGAACTGCGCGCCCGCCACGACGAGTACCGGGAGCTGAGCTGGGAGCTGATCCCGCTCGGCGACCTTCCTCGGCAGCCCGCGGCGCGCGAGGCGTTCGCCGCCCTTCATCAGCAAGAGGGCGGGCGCGGCGCGCTCTGGAGCGCCGAGGCGCTCGACGCCCTGGCCCAGGGGTCCCTGGCGGACCGCACCGACCTGCTCGTACGCCGCCGCGGCGGCGACGTCGTACAGGCCGGGCTCCTGGTCCGCTCGCACAACGGGCGCGGGATCTACAGCCTCACCCAGGCCCTGGCCCCAGACGCTCCGGAGGTGCGGCAGGCCCTGTACGAGGCGTCCCTGTACGAGCTGTATCTGCACGCCCGGCGCACCGGCCTGGAGTGGGTCCACCTGGGGCCCGGCGACGCCGAGCGGATGCGGGCCCTGGGCGCCGACCAGTTCGTCCCCCTAGACCACTGGCTGCGCGCCCCCGGCGTGGACGCCGAGCCCGAACAACCCACGGAAGCCGAGGTGTCGGCCTTCGCCACCGAACCGGTCGCCGCGGTGCCGGTCCCGGGACCGGCACGCTTCCGCGGCCGGCCCAAGTTCGACCTGCTCGACCTCTCCGGCAATACCAACCCGTTCCTCGGGGCGGACGGACGTTACCCCGAACTCGACACGGCCGAGTTGGCCCGTACGTATCTGACGACCGTCGGACGGCTGCCCGGACACGAGGGCCTCGGCGAACTCGGCGCCGAGTACGCCCTGTTCACCAGCGGGGCCGTCGACGCCGTCATGCTGCTCCTCGCCGCGCTGGCCTCACCGGGCGAGGCGGTCTGCGTCACCCCTCCGACCTTCGAGCTGTACGCGCACTTCGCCCGTGTGCTGCGGCTGCCCGTCGTCGAGGCACCGCTGCTCGGCGACGACCTGGCGCGGCTGGACGTCGAACGGATCCTGGCGGCCGACCCGCGCGTGACGTTCCTGTGCGACCCCAACAACCCGGTCGGCACCAGGCTCGACCCGGAGCAGGTGCTCGAACTGGTCACCCGCAGCCGGGGCCTGGTCGTGATCGACGAGGCGTATGTGGAGTTCAGCGCGGGGCCCTCGTACGCCCCGCTCATCGTCCGGCACGACAACCTCATCGTGCTCAGGACGCTCTCCAAGGCGTGGGGGCTGGCCGGGGCCCGCTGCGGTGTCGCTCTGGCACAGCCGGGGCTCGTCGACGCCCTGCGCCGGGTCCAGGTGCCCTTCGGGTTCACCAACGCCTCGCAGTGGGCGGTACGCGACCGGCTCACCGACTCCGCGCGGGTGCTGGACAGCGTCCGGCGCATTTTGTCGGAGCGGGACCGGATGGCCCGTGCGCTCGCCCGGCACCCGGCCGTGGAGCGGGTGTTCCCCTCCGAGGCCAACTTCCTCCTGGTCCGCACGGACCAGCACGAACGCGTCATGGAGCAGCTGCGCGGCGCCGGGATCATGGTCGCCGACACCGCCCGGCTGGTCCCCGGCACCTGCCGTGTCTCCATCGCCGACGAGCGGGCCGGCGACACCCTGCTCGACGCCTTGTCCCGTGTGCGGTGA
- a CDS encoding carbamoyltransferase family protein — protein sequence MIVLGYNGFTRGAEIFGRLFGATGVARNLLVGHDASAALVVDGELVAAVEEERLSRVKKTSDFPAHAIQWCLDFAGVPLDQVDVFAFPWRFSPEVADEMIAQVASGDLSPAEKFDVLRRTGEFYTDMVSREAVHDDFVQRTGHELDPNKLVLVPHHLAHLTCGAYLAGGGDAAFLVGDGRAETLSSVTGEVRDGVVRVFDDSTIPMASSLGVAYGRITRYLGFVPNNDEYKVMGLAAYGPSPRRNPLLERCVRLHENGTYTISIPMDVTAYYALFDDLFDGDSEKREEFDFRVKVAAMAQHMVEAVTTHQVRALTAASGLDTLLFEGGLALNCVANTKMLERSSFTGMEVSFGASDPGVAIGAAVYTAGLRNRPADAATTPYLGPSYDERHILEALEEYADRVEWQEEADIEAVTEHTARLLSEKNVVAWFQGRTEYGPRALGNRSILANPAFPEIKDIINIRVKHREPFRPFAPVVLESEAPRVFDLGKKTSSPYMTFVFPVREEYRERIPGACHVDGTARVQTVDDCQNPVLARLLRAFTDRTGVPCLLNTSFNVAGEPIVCSPRDALECLLATEIDHLVIGRFVITKKSG from the coding sequence GTGATCGTGCTCGGATACAACGGATTCACCAGGGGCGCCGAGATCTTCGGGCGCCTGTTCGGGGCGACCGGCGTCGCCCGCAACCTGCTCGTGGGCCACGACGCGTCGGCGGCCCTCGTGGTCGACGGCGAACTGGTCGCCGCCGTCGAGGAGGAACGGCTCAGCCGCGTCAAGAAGACCTCCGACTTCCCCGCCCACGCGATCCAGTGGTGCCTGGACTTCGCCGGCGTCCCCCTCGACCAGGTGGACGTGTTCGCCTTCCCCTGGCGCTTCTCGCCCGAGGTGGCCGACGAGATGATCGCCCAGGTTGCCTCGGGCGATCTGTCACCCGCCGAGAAGTTCGACGTCCTGCGGCGCACCGGCGAGTTCTACACCGACATGGTCAGCCGTGAGGCGGTCCACGACGACTTCGTCCAGCGCACCGGCCATGAGCTCGACCCCAACAAGCTGGTCCTGGTGCCCCATCATCTGGCCCATCTGACGTGTGGCGCCTATCTGGCCGGGGGCGGGGACGCGGCGTTCCTGGTGGGCGACGGCCGGGCCGAGACCCTGTCCTCGGTGACGGGCGAAGTGCGCGACGGCGTGGTGCGCGTCTTCGACGACAGCACCATCCCGATGGCCAGTTCGCTCGGCGTGGCCTACGGACGGATCACCCGCTACCTCGGCTTCGTGCCCAACAACGACGAGTACAAGGTGATGGGCCTGGCCGCCTACGGCCCGTCGCCGCGTCGCAACCCCCTGCTGGAGCGTTGCGTACGGCTCCACGAGAACGGCACGTACACCATTTCCATCCCCATGGACGTGACGGCGTACTACGCGCTGTTCGACGACCTGTTCGACGGAGACAGCGAGAAGCGCGAGGAGTTCGACTTCCGGGTGAAGGTCGCCGCCATGGCCCAGCACATGGTGGAGGCCGTCACCACGCACCAGGTGCGGGCGCTGACGGCCGCCTCCGGTCTGGACACACTCCTCTTCGAGGGCGGTCTCGCATTGAACTGCGTGGCCAACACCAAGATGCTGGAACGCTCGTCGTTCACCGGCATGGAGGTCAGTTTCGGCGCGAGCGACCCGGGGGTCGCCATCGGCGCGGCCGTGTACACGGCCGGGCTCAGAAACCGCCCCGCCGACGCTGCCACCACGCCCTACCTCGGGCCCTCCTACGACGAGCGGCACATCCTGGAGGCACTGGAGGAGTACGCCGACCGCGTCGAGTGGCAGGAGGAGGCCGACATCGAGGCGGTCACCGAGCACACGGCGCGGCTGCTGTCGGAGAAGAACGTCGTGGCCTGGTTCCAGGGGCGCACTGAGTACGGGCCGCGCGCTCTGGGCAACCGCAGCATCCTCGCCAACCCGGCCTTCCCCGAGATCAAGGACATCATCAACATCCGGGTCAAGCACCGCGAGCCCTTCCGTCCCTTCGCCCCGGTCGTCCTCGAGTCCGAAGCGCCCCGGGTGTTCGACCTGGGCAAGAAGACCTCATCGCCGTACATGACGTTCGTCTTCCCGGTCCGCGAGGAGTACCGCGAACGGATCCCCGGAGCCTGCCACGTCGACGGCACCGCGCGCGTGCAGACAGTCGACGACTGCCAGAACCCGGTCCTGGCCCGCCTTCTGCGCGCTTTCACAGACCGGACTGGCGTGCCCTGCCTCCTCAACACGTCCTTCAACGTGGCCGGTGAGCCCATCGTCTGCTCGCCGCGCGACGCTCTGGAGTGCCTCCTCGCCACGGAGATCGACCATCTGGTTATCGGCCGCTTCGTGATCACCAAGAAGTCCGGCTGA
- a CDS encoding DUF5132 domain-containing protein, giving the protein MPPVVPPFLFGLIAAPLARRLLKPLMRGVVKASVGLAVEVKKATLEAGENIHDLAAEVAAEMVAAQIAAGDVEARSGDGQQASESSAPKGAKDEAAAKAEGEARAPKIRASVGAGKPR; this is encoded by the coding sequence ATGCCGCCCGTAGTACCGCCCTTCCTGTTCGGCCTCATCGCCGCTCCACTGGCCAGGCGTCTCCTCAAGCCGCTGATGCGCGGCGTGGTCAAGGCATCCGTCGGTCTCGCCGTTGAGGTGAAGAAGGCGACCCTTGAGGCCGGAGAGAACATCCACGACCTTGCGGCCGAGGTGGCCGCCGAGATGGTGGCGGCGCAGATCGCGGCCGGTGACGTCGAAGCCCGTTCGGGTGACGGTCAGCAGGCCTCCGAGAGCAGCGCCCCGAAGGGCGCGAAGGACGAGGCCGCCGCCAAGGCTGAGGGCGAGGCGAGGGCTCCGAAGATCCGCGCGAGCGTCGGCGCCGGCAAGCCGCGCTGA
- a CDS encoding ATP-binding cassette domain-containing protein produces the protein MPSLLGAAAGYRSVDLDVRPRSVIPGRQRWDVKLVLGRPQAAEVLAATLRRLPGITEAQASPITGGVLVRHDARVKAADVGRLVRRAVTLVVEGSAGAGRPAPARPAVEPAPRADRGVVRPVLAVGGGVAAGIALIRGSALSKQLVALGGVAAATAAVVRTAWRRTVDVTRDLPGTGAERHPLLEIVEPHRRHLYRASALSVACQVSEMALGTFLGWTALVLIKGEAAPLVRFGLTTASAQLWGLAGLVAAACAAVAALSYSSNLQWRQLGQDIEHDWRNRTYAHVQHLELRHLEGERTTRIAGALTDDVRQLGTFFATSANDLLQLGTSLVLLVPLFLLLAPQIAWIAFLPIPVIAWLSVRYQDKVAADYAVSGEHRARLHSQLVNTLEAGATVKSFCTEDYEAERIDRLSGEAQESNQQTDRSTIRHAEIVRVCTTSSMAGTLLIGGRSVLNGSLSFEVFSPLIGLPQMVLLRMNRLGGIVDQYQRTITAYDRVQRLRALPAETDGTGEPLDVEKVHGEIVLNNVTFAYPGRPPALEDLSLTIPAGQVTALVGATGSGKTTIAKLLMRFQDAEFGSVLLDGRDVRDLPRHDLRHAIGFVAQDPFLFDGTIADNIRYGSFGASDEAVVEAAMMAESHTFIATLPDGYDTVIGERGAALSGGQRQRIALARAILKDAPVVVLDEATSAVDNETEAAIQRTLRVFAADRTMVIIAHRLSTVRHANRIYVMDKGGVVAEQGTHDELLAQHGLYASLWQLQAGELAA, from the coding sequence ATGCCATCTCTGCTGGGTGCCGCAGCCGGATATCGCTCCGTGGATTTGGACGTGCGGCCGCGTTCGGTCATTCCGGGCCGTCAGCGCTGGGACGTCAAGCTGGTTCTCGGACGGCCTCAGGCGGCCGAAGTCCTCGCCGCGACCCTGCGACGCCTTCCCGGCATCACCGAGGCGCAGGCCAGCCCGATCACCGGCGGGGTCCTCGTCCGGCACGATGCGCGGGTGAAAGCCGCGGACGTTGGCCGGCTCGTCCGCAGAGCCGTCACCCTGGTCGTGGAGGGCTCGGCCGGAGCGGGGCGTCCGGCCCCGGCACGGCCCGCCGTCGAGCCCGCCCCGCGCGCGGATCGCGGCGTTGTGCGCCCCGTGCTCGCCGTCGGAGGTGGGGTGGCGGCCGGCATCGCCCTGATCCGCGGGTCGGCGCTCAGCAAGCAGCTGGTGGCGCTGGGCGGAGTGGCGGCGGCGACCGCGGCCGTTGTCCGGACGGCCTGGCGCAGAACGGTCGACGTGACCCGGGACCTGCCCGGAACAGGAGCTGAACGACACCCCCTGCTGGAGATCGTCGAGCCGCACCGCCGGCATCTCTACCGCGCCTCCGCGCTGTCGGTCGCCTGTCAGGTCTCGGAGATGGCGCTCGGTACCTTCCTCGGCTGGACCGCGCTGGTCCTCATCAAGGGCGAGGCCGCCCCGCTCGTCCGCTTCGGCCTGACGACCGCGTCCGCGCAACTATGGGGCTTGGCAGGGCTGGTGGCAGCAGCCTGTGCCGCCGTGGCAGCCCTCTCGTACTCCTCGAACCTCCAGTGGCGCCAGCTCGGCCAGGACATCGAGCACGACTGGCGCAACCGGACGTACGCTCACGTGCAGCACCTCGAACTGCGGCACCTGGAGGGCGAACGGACCACCCGGATCGCCGGCGCGCTCACCGACGACGTCCGCCAGCTGGGCACCTTCTTCGCCACCTCGGCCAACGACCTGCTGCAACTGGGCACCAGCCTGGTCCTCCTGGTGCCGCTGTTCCTGCTGCTGGCACCGCAGATCGCCTGGATCGCGTTCCTGCCCATCCCGGTCATCGCCTGGCTGTCGGTCCGCTACCAGGACAAAGTCGCGGCCGACTACGCCGTCTCCGGCGAGCACCGCGCCAGGCTGCACAGCCAGTTGGTGAACACGCTGGAGGCCGGCGCCACCGTCAAGAGCTTCTGCACCGAGGACTACGAGGCCGAGCGCATCGACCGGCTGAGCGGGGAGGCTCAGGAGAGCAACCAGCAGACCGACCGGAGCACGATCCGTCACGCCGAGATCGTCCGGGTCTGCACGACCAGCTCGATGGCCGGCACCCTGCTGATCGGCGGCCGGTCGGTGCTCAACGGCAGCCTGTCATTCGAGGTGTTCAGTCCACTGATCGGGCTGCCCCAGATGGTGCTGCTGCGGATGAACCGGCTCGGCGGCATCGTCGACCAGTACCAGCGCACGATCACCGCCTACGACCGGGTCCAGCGGCTGCGCGCCCTGCCCGCCGAGACCGACGGCACCGGCGAACCGCTCGACGTCGAGAAGGTGCACGGGGAGATCGTCCTCAACAACGTGACCTTCGCCTACCCCGGTCGGCCGCCGGCGCTGGAGGACCTCTCGCTGACCATCCCCGCCGGGCAGGTCACCGCCCTTGTCGGCGCCACCGGCTCCGGCAAGACGACGATCGCCAAGCTGCTGATGCGATTCCAGGACGCGGAGTTCGGCAGCGTGCTGCTCGACGGGCGGGACGTGCGCGACTTGCCGCGGCACGATCTGCGCCACGCGATCGGGTTCGTCGCCCAGGACCCCTTCCTCTTCGACGGCACCATCGCCGACAACATCCGCTACGGCAGCTTCGGCGCCTCCGACGAGGCCGTGGTCGAGGCGGCCATGATGGCCGAGTCACACACCTTCATCGCGACGCTGCCGGACGGCTACGACACGGTGATCGGCGAACGCGGAGCCGCCCTCTCGGGCGGGCAGCGGCAGCGGATCGCGCTGGCGCGCGCGATCCTCAAGGACGCGCCGGTCGTTGTCCTCGACGAAGCCACCTCCGCCGTGGACAACGAGACCGAGGCCGCCATCCAGCGCACGCTCCGCGTCTTCGCGGCCGACCGGACCATGGTGATCATCGCCCATCGGCTCTCCACGGTCCGCCACGCCAACCGGATCTACGTCATGGACAAGGGCGGAGTCGTGGCCGAGCAGGGCACCCACGACGAACTCCTCGCCCAGCACGGACTCTACGCATCCCTCTGGCAGCTCCAGGCCGGCGAACTCGCCGCCTGA